A portion of the Cryptomeria japonica chromosome 5, Sugi_1.0, whole genome shotgun sequence genome contains these proteins:
- the LOC131042474 gene encoding lipase-like PAD4 — translation MDEYLEPTVPQFAAGQEQAIFLSSCEILNRAWEETRSIPNDNDNTYFRWSEYEGVPFIAFPSFHIGDFTASDSSYEQCDIKNENKFFSGRLKDDDDQPALVHKGALNKFLDIMRKSDLETQMKHFSEQIKEQKKEQPIIFVGHSIGGAMATLATICFLDKRLKNIYPLCITFGSPLVGNAALRESVGSQDWLGRFCHVVSKHDFVPRMLLAPFESIALHLNSIFPQGERIMGNDSDSIQAFRELLDNVKCLGESSPYKPFGIYMFCSTQGAACIEDSQAALEMLILTLQGIEENGIAEQNDIAGALISEHTSYGDKLKNVFESGYSTRTSNIFSESSIETGMALQLESSVEMGIALQLEAMGFQTLTKSAFDALKKAADLKNKHDMDIKNLNSELSDNQSKMAELEWYIKTVHHEGDSHGSYDVFKVHGKFRDFNANLKRLVLQDFWDKNIDMVKNHQLPSDFRYQNKWINAGTAYRRLVEPLDIADYYRRQSNNGSYLSNENRPLRHRVLEKWLDDKNQTRIERGTRGKKARTKFASLTEDSRFWACVEEAAKDLTNLQQEQTVNAHLKKNLEDFEVYVSKMIEEKSISMEVFFEESGFMIWWNKYRELQLQYSEEWKSSSPLLKSMEKEKLGVQKTGF, via the exons ATGGATGAATACTTGGAGCCTACCGTGCCACA GTTTGCTGCTGGTCAAGAGCAGGcaatttttctttcttcttgtgaAATCCTGAACAGAGCTTGGGAGGAGACGCGCAGTATTCCAAATGACAATGACAATACTTATTTTCGTTGGAGTGAGTATGAAGGCGTCCCATTTATCGCATTCCCTTCCTTTCACATTGGAGATTTCACTGCCAGTGATAGCTCATATGAACAATGCGACATTAAGAATGAGAACAAGTTCTTCTCTGGCCGTCTCAAGGATGATGATGATCAACCGGCTCTTGTTCACAAAGGAGCTCTCAATAAATTCCTTGATATCATGAGAAAATCAGACTTGGAGACCCAG ATGAAGCATTTTTCGGAACAGATTAAGGAACAAAAAAAGGAACAACCCATTATATTCGTGGGTCATTCTATAGGAGGTGCTATGGCAACACTGGCTACAATCTGCTTTCTGGATAAGAGGCTGAAAAATATCTATCCTTTATGCATTACATTTGGCTCTCCTTTGGTGGGAAATGCTGCTCTTAGAGAATCAGTTGGCTCCCAAGATTGGCTTGGAAGATTTTGTCATGTggtttcaaaacatgattttgttCCTCGCATGCTCCTTGCACCTTTTGAATCAATTGCACTCCATTTGAATTCAATTTTTCCTCAGGGAGAGAGGATAATGGGCAATGATTCTGATTCTATACAAGCTTTCAGGGAACTTCTTGACAATGTCAAGTGCCTTGGAGAATCTAGCCCATATAAACCCTTTGGTATTTATATGTTCTGTTCAACCCAGGGAGCAGCTTGTATTGAGGACAGTCAAGCTGCCTTGGAGATGCTCATTTTAACTTTGCAAGGCATAGAAGAAAATGGTATTGCAGAACAAAATGATATTGCCGGTGCATTGATTTCAGAGCACACAAGTTATGGTGATAAgttgaaaaatgtttttgaaagTGGATACTCAACAAGAACTTCGAATATCTTCTCAGAATCCTCCATTGAGACAGGAATGGCACTGCAATTGGAATCCTCCGTTGAGATGGGAATAGCACTGCAATTAGAAGCCATGGGTTTTCAGACTCTG ACTAAATCAGCATTTGATGCCCTGAAAAAAGCTGCAGATTTGAAAAACAAGCATGACATGGACATTAAGAACCTAAATTCAGAGTTGAGCGATAACCAAAGTAAAATGGCAGAGCTGGAATGGTACATTAAAACAGTTCATCATGAAGGCGACAGCCATGGTTCCTACGATGTTTTCAAAGTCCACGGCAAATTCAGAGATTTCAATGCCAATCTGAAAAGGTTGGTTCTACAAGATTTCTGGGATAAAAATATTGATATGGTGAAGAATCATCAATTGCCCAGTGACTTCCGATACCAAAACAAATGGATCAATGCTGGCACTGCATACAGAAGACTTGTAGAGCCTCTGGACATTGCAGACTACTATCGACGGCAGAGCAACAATGGAAGCTATCTCTCAAATGAGAACAGGCCGCTCCGTCATAGGGTTTTGGAAAAATGGCTGGATGATAAAAACCAAACTCGCATTGAAAGAGGTACAAGGGGGAAAAAGGCTCGCACAAAGTTTGCATCCTTAACTGAGGACTCTCGCTTTTGGGCTTGTGTAGAAGAAGCTGCTAAAGACCTGACAAATCTCCAGCAAGAGCAAACTGTCAATGCCCATCTCAAGAAAAACCTCGAAGATTTTGAAGTTTATGTATCGAAGATGATCGAGGAGAAGAGTATTTCCATGGAGGTTTTCTTTGAAGAGAGCGGCTTCATGATATGGTGGAATAAATACAGAGAGCTTCAGCTGCAATACTCAGAAGAGTGGAAATCAAGCTCCCCTTTGCTCAAATCGATGGAAAAGGAGAAATTGGGAGTTCAGAAGACAGGTTTTTGA